The following proteins are co-located in the Aquarana catesbeiana isolate 2022-GZ linkage group LG02, ASM4218655v1, whole genome shotgun sequence genome:
- the LOC141129675 gene encoding histone H1.5-like has translation MTETESAPAAAPPAEPAAKKKPAKKAAAGGAKKGSKKPSGPSVSELLVKAVAASKERSGVSLSALKKVLSAGGYDVDKNNSRLKIAIRGLVTKGTLVQVKGHGASGSFKINKKQEDKAAGAKKSTKKPSAAAKSPKKPAAKKPAKSPKKKTTTKAPTAAKSPKKAAKKPAKKPAAAKAKKVTKSPKKPKAAAKPKKVAKSPAKKAAKPKTAAKPKKAAPKKK, from the coding sequence ATGACGGAGACTGAAAGCGCCCCAGCCGCCGCTCCTCCAGCGGAGCCCGCCGCCAAGAAGAAGCCGGCCAAGAAGGCGGCAGCCGGAGGAGCCAAGAAAGGCAGCAAGAAGCCGTCCGGTCCCAGCGTGTCCGAGCTCCTCGTCAAAGCCGTGGCCGCTTCCAAAGAGCGCAGCGGGGTCTCCCTGTCCGCCCTCAAGAAGGTCCTGTCCGCCGGAGGATACGATGTGGACAAGAACAACAGCCGCCTCAAGATCGCCATCAGGGGGCTGGTGACTAAGGGGACCCTCGTCCAGGTCAAAGGACATGGCGCCTCCGGATCCTTCAAGATCAACAAGAAGCAGGAGGACAAGGCGGCAGGCGCCAAGAAAAGCACCAAGAAGCCATCGGCTGcggccaagtcccccaagaagccggccgccaagaagccagccaagtcccccaagaagaagACCACCACCAAAGCCCCCACCGCAGCCAAGAGCCCCAAGAAGGCCGCCAAGAAACCCGCAAAAAAGCCTGCAGCTGCCAAAGCCAAGAAGGTGACAAAGAGCCCCAAGAAGCCCAAAGCTGCAGCCAAGCCGAAAAAAGTCGCCAAGAGTCCGGCTAAGAAGGCGGCTAAACCCAAGACAGCAGCCAAGCCCAAGAAGGCCGCTCCAAAGAAGAAATAA